The DNA region TGGTTCGTAGTTGATAGTTCTAGAACCACCAACCAATCCATATGTTTTATAGTATGCTTAAAAAAACAGTTAATATACATGCGTGGGGTACGAGCTAATAAGCTTTGCTCATGTGGTCTCCAATAATGAGACTCAAATTCAGGATTAGTATATGTTAATATAATCAACAAATAACATACCAGAAGTCAAGGAAAATCTTTATTCTtcctatgaatttttttatagttatacCTTGTTTATAGTCGTGTAGACTAAAccaaattaaattatcattattttatagtAAATGACTATATAAATACTTGAGGTACGCAATTGATGATATGTTAATTACTAAATTGATTTGTTAATGTGGATTGACACAGTAATTAAAGATCCGGAatgaattttcatctttttcatagGTGCAATTTCAAATCCTCCTAAcactattttctttatttagtgGGCAACATTCCTTAGGAAGATATTCTCTAACATCTAgagattaattttatagttcGAACATGTCTACTAGTCATTTAGATGAACCTTTGTTAATAGTCATAATATGTCATTAACATCTTGCCCGATAATATTAGAAGTCTCTTCCCATTCTATCATTCTTTCCTCACTCATTTCAgcaaaaattgttaattaatttaatttaaagaaacttTATACTAAAAGAGTTTTCTACACCAattaatctttcattttctttagacATGTGTGAATGCTAGCTATTCCCCGAATCAAAGATCCGATCCCGAGAGACCATATTGTTTAATTAGTTCACAATATTCGATGAACTTTCTCTAACGCATTCCCTACTTGGTAAACTAATGAGGTTTTCTCTACATTCATGATAAACATTTCATAATTAATAGCAGTATAAGAACGAGACAGATAGGATCATAGGATAACCATGactttaatttatgtatattgtATGATATAGTGTTCTATCTGCCAATTATTGGCCATCACAACATAACTTTATAAGTGTAAAAAATAGAGGGTCATTCAACTAGCATAGGATTCTAATTTTTTCTCTCCACATGTGACTTGTCGCTTTACCATATGAATCCATTAGCTAGTATCACAAAAAAGCATTACGGAGAACCTTCCCACTATCAATACAAGCCAGGGGTGGGTGGGGTACATTTGGAGGGAGATATGGCAATTTAGTTctatttatgtccatcacttatATTAGTATTAGTACTAAAAATGACTTCACTCTCACTTCTGCAAGTTACACTCAATTGATTCATTAACAttttaataagttaaaatttaaatgtaaataacaaaACTGCGCAAAAAAAcatttgttaaataaattagaCTTAATTTCATATATGAGATTTATtcataaagtttaatttttaacacactatcactaaaaatatttttacgatattaataaattaaaattttattttaaaaaataaaattttaattatatgacaaTCTCGATAATTGAATAACAGCGTGAAAACACTTTATATATAAGACGACAATGTAttccaatgtttttttttaattaaaacatacaaaaatttgttaatatatgaatttttggTTAGCTTATCATGTTGGAACAGCCCACAATATTGAACCGTAATTGCATTAAGAAAATAAGGAATTATATACTgagaattttgttttcttttagttttaattacaaaatatcacATTGTTTTTACTtcatattttgtataaaataaaagtaacttATTAGTTTTACTGCTTTTATACAAACTTCTgaaaaaaatggttaaaaaatatttttaattaaaaacaaataaaaataaagataaaaattgtcTCTTTTTAAAACAAGGAAAACTCAAACTTTCTAATGAacgaaaagtattttttttcaacaaaaaaaaatgaactaaattGACTTTGCCCCTCCCATAATTAAGTTTAATATCAATATAGTATCAACATACAAATGAGAGAATTTAAACCATTCTACTAATTAAGTTCTACCTAAACCTACGCAAACCATGCTCTTTTTCTAAAATCTGAATCAAGACCTTACATACTAATCTGCATTGAATATTGTGCCACAAAgaactaattatttattatcctTTGACGCGTATTGAGGCGTTCTATATGTGTAACCATGTATGACCCTAAACTCTGAATAGTGAAGACAACATATAGCTTATATGACCAGaccttgtttttaatttataattaaaaatacagtTTTCACATTACATTTACATCAATACTTAGGATAAGGAGGTGTAACTTGGTTGttcaaatataatatactaattattataaatttcttaatatatatatatatatatatatatatatatatataatttttacgtataaaaaaaatacaccctCTTCAATGACATTAATTCAACGGTTGAAgataaatttcattaaatttattcAAACTTAAAAACATACATGCACCGTAAAGGTGATGGTACTTGGCTTGGCTATGAGTACTTATGTGGGGCTTTGGTCTCCAGTCAATTTAAGAATGTGCCATGCCCCTCTCTTCTGCctacatctttgaaaaggatTTGCATTCCTCCTCCATTCGCGCTTGGCAACTCAACTATTGGGCTACTTAATCACCTTTGATTTTGACttcaaatatcaaatatcaaatatctGGCGTGTTTATGAACAGTGTTACATGTACCCGGTTTTGGAATTGCACCAGTTCTTAAGATAAGGaaaatagttcttttattaGCCATATCCTAAAAAAGCACAAACACCCAGAGTTTAATCAGAAAAATGTTAATTCACTTTCGAGAACAGACTCgttatcaaaatcacaaaactttaaaaaataaactaatatattttttttatataattgatgaataattttatatatatacctcTTTGAAAATTCCGGAAATTATTCTCTAGTTCACACAACCAAATATTGAAAGATATAAAACAAATGTgctataaaaaaagatataaaacaaatgataagatcatgaattaaaataatttaactcaattaattaaataagagttattattttttattggtagaAGTTCAACataatatcaaaaaatttataacccTAAAACATAACATGTTTAATCAATTCAACTAAATTTCCTTGATAAACAATGAGTTGCTGTACATGTTTTTGATTCTTACCTAAAAAAAGTGAGGGAGATCATGCAAGCTAATTAAgatgagattttatttatttaatttctagcTGCTCTATACAAAATAGTCCTAAATCCTAATAATAATCTCTGAACTACCGAAGCTCTAGCAATtcaatgaaaacagaaaacacttACACTAAAGAAAAACTAAGATACACGAACTGAACCAAAAGCTAGCTAGCTATCTCTAAAGAACAAAGTAgctacttaattattatttttcttactttttttccttcttccgtGCGATCAAATAGCTTTTTCAACGTGGCGTATGAACACAGTTTCCAAGTCTGGTGGCGTGAAGAACTCTCTAACAACACCACCACCGCCACCGCAATAATTATAGCACTTCTTCAACGCGGGTTTTCGCTTCCTAGGAGCAGGTGGGCACGTCAACGGTGTTGGGATCTTCGATTCCACGCTTGTTGGTGTCGTTGTCGAACTCGAACATGATGAACACTCCTCTGTCGTTTCAATTTCAACCTCTTCCTTTTGTTCCTTCTCCGTAGGGATCATAGTAGTGTATATCGGCTTCAATGGTGCACGCAACGCGATTCCAGCGATGACCCATTTTcgattattgttattgttgctGGTATCTGAATCAAACGCTCCTTCTACTTGCGCCTTCTCGGAGAATCCCATATCgattaaaaagcaaaaaactTTCTCAGCGTcgtactatataaaaaaaaataagaatacgGGGTAAAGAGGGGAATAAATAAAGAGGGTTTCTTTTTATTCCTTCTTTGTtttgatcctttttttttttctttttctttaggtGATGAGGAATCGGGTGAAAGTGTTGACTGATGAAAAGGGTTGGAAGTgggaaataaaaagagagaaaagtttatgggaagaaagaaggaagagaaataGAGGGAATTTGAAGTTTATTTGGTTGGTAGAATGCGTGACCGTGAGGGGACAGAGGGAGagggaagagaaagagagagttttTTGAGGGAGGGGAGAGTGAGATACGGTATTAAATGTGGAAGAAAGTGTGAGGATGATGAATATGAAGTGTTAGAAGAAGAGCTTAGAAAACCAATTGGTGAAGAGAGAACCCAAGAAAACTCGTGACATAAGCAGTGACCATTAAATAAACAACACCAATTATAAGAGGGAAAGAGAGAAAGCCGGGGAAGCCCGTGAAATTTGGTGAACATCGGACAGGgtatgtaaataaatatttaatatttaataataaaaaatattattatgccctctctttgactttatattttttttttcttttcttgttctcTTTCATTTCAATCTTTACACTTGTATTTCTAGTTTTTGATACTTTTAGTGCCGGTAAAATTAGTCAATTTAACCTAACTTAATCAATCTCATAAACAGTTAGGAATCTATCTCAATTAATTAGACatagtttataaatattataaaattgtcaTCAATTTCTatagataaaacaaaaattaatctataaaaaagacaaaaccaagatatagttttataaatgtttttaaccaaaattagaATTTCACTAATATATATTACTTCAAAAAAAGTTGCACTATATAAGTTttgtccaaaacaaaaaaagattaaGTTGAATTGAATGCATCTTAGTATTTCTTTCATCccaaaataaatgatatttaaagttttacttatagattaagaaaagtaaaaatttaaaaagaataacatTTATTAGGGAACAACTTTACTAAAGTATTCTTATTATCtttcttaatttcaataaatatattattaagtctTCCAAAACTAAAACTTTGGTCATTTTAAGATGGAGAAAGTAGTACATTGGAAATTGCAAAATAACTTAACTCTAGGTGCATTGTGAATTGAGTTGGGTTTATAAGCTATAacctttaaaaagaaaatatatatataaaagtgttATATGAGGATGATTAATGACTTaacccacaaaaaaaaataaaaaattttaaacataacCATAATAACTATTAATTGGTTCATCAAAATATCTAAATGTttgaaatatcaaataaatttaccaatgacttcaaaaactaaaaggataaattatatttttggttgcATCACAATTATGTGATTTTGGTATCTCTATTAATGGTTTGTAAAATTCATAGCAAATTTTACTAATGTGACATTTGATGATGATATATCACTTGATGTGTTGCTTGAATCATATGCTGATATAGTTTAATTGTATAATTAGTTTCTCAAAATGTTGATACCTAAGgaacaaaaaatgtaattaattaagtcATGTTACCATGTATCGACCAACATATTAATGATAGTGATGTCATTAACATTCATCATCTATTGCTAAAATAGCaaaatctattaaatatttaataaaggaTTGACATAGGAATCaaaatcattcaattataattcTTAAAAGGCTCAACTTTTGCACAATTGAAAATCAAAAAACCAAAATCACCCAATTAGAATATTAGAGGACCAAAAATGCTATGAGTAAGTCAAACTAAAACTAGAAATATTAATACTTTAACTCATTAACACTAACAAGTTCACAATCCCAAGTCTAAATAtgttatgataaataataaaaaaagatcagTCCACTTTACTAAACATTGACGATTCACTACTAACATTTTCAATGTATGATTCATAAGAGTCTATTTGTTTAAACTAAagaagaaaacatttttttaaaaaataataatttaaataaacacattaaaacaataaaaaaatttctaattttgttaaaaatcattttaaaaaaataaaagcttaaACAAACATGTCCATTATTACAAATTGCCATTTCCtatgtttaaataaataatttccgTTTGTCTAAAATTTGGCTTAACTAGTTACCAATAGGTCAATacaataaagtaaaatatacaTATAGCTTAAAAGAGATCATGAGTTGGATTTGGGCGCCAATATTTTTGTTGAAAGAattagaaagagagagagagagagaggattgAAATTTGGCGCCAAATGTTTAGGGTATTGTGGATGAACAACAGTCCCAAGTTATTCCCCCTATGCTAAAAGCCATATGCAATACAAAGCACCTTTCTCTTTTGGCCAAACTTTTTAAAGATGCGGCTTACAGGGAATCATATCACCAGCAATCAATACTATATCTtgttttgtgaatattttttgtatttcctACTCTCACTGTTAATCATTGAAGTTTCTGCATCTCCATGACAATTTGTCCCTTATCCTCACCCAAATTTGAATTTCGACTAAAGCTTTTCTAACTCTAAATTTAACGTAACatgcatacatacatacataggTGGTGATGGCTCGAGGCCCACGTTTTGatagtataataaatttaaagatgTTCCCTGCTGATGCTTATCTTTTTTCTCTAACTTTTACTTCcagaaaataatgataaaacaaattaaatttctgTCAAGCCCTGATGAATATAACTTAGTTGGTTAAATAGGATGTgttattattgtaaatttctAATACCTATTTAATTCTtaccgttaaaaaatatatttgtcaaGCATTACTGTTTCTTCGTAGAAATTCAGTTTTATTGTCAATTTATCttgtaataatataaaatgttataaaaaaaatggataaagAAGAGTGGCTAAGCACCAagcttaaaacaaaaattaacaagaaaTTAATATTACCCATAAAAGGAAACACCTAAAAAAGATCCTTGAAAAGAAGGTGACCACAAACTAGCTAGAAGAGACTTCAGATATATGAAAACTCAAGCCTTTGAGAATGTCAGCATGGGAATCAATTCAAAAAACGTAAAGTTAATTTCAGAATCATCATTTCAATCCATCACCCTATTAATTTCACGTTCAGTATATATGAGAAAAACGAAAAGACCAATTTTTATCCAAGTTATAATAATAGCACCAAGAATAAGGGAAGCACAAGGATGGGATGGGATAAAGTGCGGTCCTTCAAAATCAGCTGTAAAGTGTTGTCATTTTGGTTCCTAAAAAATGTTAAcatcaatataattatttaataacgcAAAGTATAATCCATTTAGCTTATTAATCGTACAAATATCAACAATTTAACATCTGAATTAGAATTTGTCAAACTTATTTTCTCAATCCAAAAAGAcgatcaaattaataatatttttcccaATTTAAAGACCAAATTTATGACTAAAACTCTTTGTGGATATAAAGTAATTAAtgataattgtatttttaatttaaaagaatagaattttctcataaaataaaattttacaaataaagggTCGCAAGAAAAgacaatacatacatatatatatatatatatatatatatatatatataatttttctagcGTACATATACATGATATGCActtgtttaaataaaaaatagtattttaataaattatatatatcttcAATTTTCTTAAACACCTAAGACATAACTTAGTAAAATATTTCCTAAAAACAAGTGGGTATAATGTAacaaatttttatgaaatttgcttataattttaattttcttaaaatatacttATTCTTACCAAAATTAACAGAACCTCCTTTCTCTGCAGTTGCTCCTCCTGTGTCTCTTCCTACCTAGCACAGCAATAAATGTATCTGCAAAAATATTCTGACATTCAAGTTAACGGCACAGGTAAAAAGACAGATATGAAGATTAAGGTTAGAAAATAGATTGGATTACCTCGTGTCCCTCTTTTCTTATCTGTAGGGGTATGAGGATAAACGttcctccttttcttttttactttagctGAGTTCATGTTCGGTCGGTTTAGCTCTCTACTTGGCCGGATACCCTTCTAGGCGCAGCAGCGTGCATAGTCTGAGTAGtaaaatactattatttatttttttaacagcaGTACaatacttaattatttaaaatatatatccaTTAAAAAATGAGTGTACATTAGTAAATCTTTTATATAACATCCACATGCATACTTTCGTCTTATAACTTCACTAAAggttttcaaatttatatattacaCTTCTTTTTGTAATCCCTAATCTGTCCTCTTAAACTCATATTTCGTTAGTATTATTATCTTCCATGGGAAAATATCACATACTTGTTCTTTAACTTAGCAATTACTGCATATACACACATGCTATTTGAATGCCAAATAAATACGTAAGATTGAAAACATATATCCTGTGTTGCATTGTTTTGACCATTTTCACCCCCCTTTAAGGGTTAGGGTTCATGCTATCCGTTGTGTCATTGTTATAAGTTAAtatggaagagaaaaaaaaatctcatatttTGGAACAATTGTATCAGAAAATAATGCCATTATCATTGGAAGCCACTAGCCAACTAGCCATGAAGGCAAGaaccaatttcataattataatttaaacaataCTTGGATTATTTTCCtcataaaaagtatataaataaatcCTAAACTGAGATGAACCCATTGAAACAAACTAGAATGgtttgatatgatttttttttattctaatagtacgtcaaaatcatatcaattgagtttagtttaattgattgaacAGAGAGAGTGTGAATTGTTATAAACTTTTTGatattatcttcaatttttagataataaaaaataaaaaatcataatatcaaacaagaattagatttaatttttaaaaataattattataaaattcaacaaaattttatgtatattatataGAGAGAGCTCCATGAGTAATTCTTGCTAAACTTACTTTGTTTAATAACTATTTGTACATATAAAATTTACTGAtcaaatcattaaattaaaagttcttaattattatttataaaaattcaaaattatttgatacttcgtcaaataaatttcatttaaaatataacatgGTTTTtagaaataccaaaaaaaagtttatataaaatttgatatacgtaagaaaaaataatatcaaacttTTAACAGCtagattagttaattttatattatacacAAAACTCTTAATAGAAAAGTTTGACGCCTAATATGAATTAATCTTCTCCTATATCtttaactaaaaacaaaatagagaAACATTTATACCTTATATATGTATGGGGGTCGATCCCAGAGTGGTGGCCCTGTGCCCCTGTCACGATTGAAATCGAGTTTTTCTgttttatcacttttttttacatgatttaatttttaataaatattaaataaaagatttttttatgataaaattaatttgattagagAGATAATAAATCCAAAAGATTAACAAAATCGTGTAAAACATTATTATTGCATTcacataagtaaaaataatttatttgtaaaattctTTTTGATTAATGACAATCACCTAACACCCTTATTTctatacataaatttaattaaaagtattctaAAAATGACTGGACTTGTAGGTTTATTGGGCCCATTGCAAGCTAACCCACTAGAACTAGGTCCAATTAAATCGGAaccagaaaaagtttgtcaccTTATTTATTGTACAGATTCTGACACACTATGGTTTGGCATGCTGTTTGACATTAAGATGAATGTGGTGTCAGTATGGCAAGGGAAACCGCCAAAGCCAACTTAACAAGTGGCTTCAAGTACAGTTCTTAATATCTATATGCATTCAACTTGGCAAAGGTGTCCGTGTCCCACGCAGACGATTTTCCTTGTCCTAAGGTGACTAAAGTTTAGGATggtttaaattaagaaaaatgttaaatcAATACTTTAGAATattgattaaagaattaaaaaaatattaaaatacataaaattatattatttataacttttttatactCTTTTATAATCttctctaaatatatttttctttataattttttaactaatacttAAAGACATTAATTAGATAAACCCTTAAATTTATCCACTATGGATCCATGaacttttataaataacttttggattataaaaataacattatcaaGTATAGTAACTTCAAATTttaagctttattttttttttaacttagtaacttacatttcaaaaaaattaagtcaaaacacaaatgaaaatttaagtGCTAATTTGAAAGTGAGGGTAGGTATGAGACTACCTTTGTATCGCACATATCCATTAACCAGGTAAACATGCCAACACAGCACATCCATTAACAACGTACATGACAAATGCAAAGTTGTGATTCCGATGGCCTTCATACGTTTTTCTTTCAACTTTTTAGTGGGAAGTTCGAGGTGATTTACTGAATGTTATACTTTCAACTTGCACACCATGATCgaacacaattaaaaaaaaaatgatctggAACACATTAGTGATTAAAGCTTCAAGTTCTCTAATTAGCAAATAGGAAAAATGTATGAGTGTTACGTCCAAAAAAGCAATGCACAAACTTTTTTAACATTGACTATCAGTATGCCACCTTAATTACAAAAGCAGCAGCTATCTGCGGTTTCTAAGCGAGTTGGAGATTGTTATACAGACGTAGTCAAATCCTCAAAACTGAtgtgtataaagaaaaaaaaaaactctcaagtatctccattttttttctttcattactTGGGAAAAAGAAGGGGGGACCCATCTTAGGTTTTTTCTTCCCTTTATGTCCAACACATTGTATAAGAAAGGTATTTTGCAATGCTCAAATAATTCAACCTATTTTGTGGGAGACCTTAATGTAGTTTAGGAGTCGTTTCAGAGCATTACCACTGTCAATGGCCTCTCTGGCTCTATCCAGGGCTGCAGATATATCTTCTGCACCACCAACTCCAAGCAAGTGATCCACAACTCCGGCATTCAAGACAATTCGGTCATATGCTGGTCCTTTTTCTCCATAGAGAGCAGCTAAACCCAATTCAATGTTCTTCGAGACCTGAATTTTCCAAAGGGCAAAAATGATAATGATTTAGTGATACTTTAACATTTAACATTTGAATACATCACCAAAGAATAAACTTAaagacaaagtaaaaaaaatgatgggaACAAAGCATACAATTCATAAAAGATGGTCATccatttattcatttgataaaagaacacaCATGCAAGAAGTAAAGATAGTTTACGTAATATATTATTCAAACATTGGGCTGGAAAGTTGGGTAGATAGAGCTATCTACAAAAAGCATCATCAGAACCCATTATGAGATAATTAATACTAGAATGACTTGCACATAGACCGATCTGATGGTTCACAAATTGGAACAGTTTTATTTTTGTCAGAGTTTTCCCAAGTTCGACTTCAGTCTATTCCTTACATCTATTAATACTCCCTTACTTAATTTATTGATTACACATAATTTAAGCAGAGGAAAAGGGACACCTTGAGCAGAAAGTATAAGCAAATGTTGCCTATGATGGACAATAATTTAAAGCATTCAACTGATCTACAGACCAGAAAGGTATCCATTAATCTACCACAGCATGACCAAAGAAGAACAAGTAATGCAAAATTAAATCACAACAAGGATAACAACTAGCAGCAAGTGGCTTCTAAATTTTCAGAGAAATTGCATTGGATGGATGGCACAAAGATTTTCTTTTTAGAGGATGTAATTAAAAGTTAGGTTGTTAGAATTAGTATATCTTAGGAGTTGATAGTAGATATTTTAAGAAGTGATCCAAACTTTTATTTTGGTAAGGCTTTTTCCAATACTTGGAAACATCTCATCCTATATAGGGATCAAAAAACTCTTCAGATTTGCATACATACACTGTTTAATGAAAATCAACCTTTACAACAgcaacaaaaaattttaaacatattatTAGGAATAGTTTAATTGCAACAAATTGCTAATAAGTTTCAGATATAGGATAGAATAAGATTAAAAGGAGGAAAAGCCAAAATCTAGAGAACTTTACAGATCTATCAGTTCTTGGTGTGTCTGTGGGTTGGAAACCGTAATCCTTGGCATTGACTTCAAGACTAAAACCATGACGTGCCACTCCTgcaatacaaaacaaaaatatttgataagtaTCAATCTAAGATATGATATGGTGCAGAAGCATCAGTTTGCTGATCAGAAACTGGCATAGTGACTGTTGCCAATTCGCTTTGAaaagtaaaacaataatttttatagaCTTGGTCATTACAATGATGTAATTATTTAAGTGTGTAAATAAAGTAAACAAGGAAACCGAATACATACCACCCACTTCAGATGTGGATGAAATGTCAAGTGCACGGAAACCTGAACAGTAGTTCACAGGAAGTCCCCTGGTTGTGTTAGCTGATCGCAATCTTGTAGTCAATGAGAGGCCCCCTTCCTCTCCCTACAATATGAG from Glycine soja cultivar W05 chromosome 8, ASM419377v2, whole genome shotgun sequence includes:
- the LOC114423113 gene encoding cyclin-dependent protein kinase inhibitor SMR6-like; its protein translation is MGFSEKAQVEGAFDSDTSNNNNNRKWVIAGIALRAPLKPIYTTMIPTEKEQKEEVEIETTEECSSCSSSTTTPTSVESKIPTPLTCPPAPRKRKPALKKCYNYCGGGGGVVREFFTPPDLETVFIRHVEKAI